A region of Haliotis asinina isolate JCU_RB_2024 chromosome 7, JCU_Hal_asi_v2, whole genome shotgun sequence DNA encodes the following proteins:
- the LOC137290211 gene encoding histone-lysine N-methyltransferase, H3 lysine-79 specific-like isoform X1, whose protein sequence is MTQELKLHSPAGAEPAVYQWPIPGSDGRDGAHEIIDTIRWVCEDFPELKQSMDPKLIQGTDSKSYESLKRLCDIYNNNLDSALQLWKGTAHTYQLNKRPSTTLLKHILQQCYNHAVTDPEKLNQYEPFSPEVYGETSFELVDQMIRSINFTEEDSFIDLGSGVGQVVLQVASATPCKMCYGMEKAEWPAFYQGAMDREFRKWTRWYGKKYSDYKLEKGDFLCEEMKDRLNNATVIFVNNFAFGPQVDHQLKLRFSNMKEGAKIVSSKAFCPLNFRITDRNLSDIGTIMHVTELSPLCGAVSWTGKPFTYYVHTIDRTLLEKYFLRLKNPKMKENAEIRKDRRGRPITFKDKVNLVENEDQRNKKRRREHDDHNYQAAKIIDFDSASNTSNATTDDSSLYGPTTRRGWAEWVAARPKSPTSSIEQDNDELNMELREEVDKEKRKKQVKHLKNGALQKKKRRDRKARRKIVSPTTKASKLRNKNKALALDGLSLLHTHTLLSTSGKGTDDVTYNDRSMTDHSSSVFKLTTQNQTVSSLETPPALQQLLEIFRQQYMAYLAYMQSPQYKQHVQMEIDKENLRKQDLQNKMFQLEKQITNLQKDSVGVLKARLNELGIDASNPDDFLSQAKTIVHEHKELEKQASTLSTQIRNLETEQQKLMNAQTLAEKNGIGHDNTRKNGFLQPVYTQDYLWKEVTAFYSRKRQLVSQVMKLEEEVKKLEAMNAFADNKSFLPDTPAPTPKALSPKHCSKRKSSASSSPAQVTCKTEGKPHELVTGDVNSMISKLKNDVTSALIGNLGRNGIVGDVKSGDENCERSFKHPDLSIKGLLECTKPVKMDGKGDAGIVSSNVEHSYASSDVVKNLKLSKPTVLNGVRAPNGVITVSSLHVPNKPLVNSPTSPATNVKNIPTNKQTDLKTMTDENKLRLSLANDLINFRESFDGRANGANTNKLSEVTYSPISRPSSRSSTESTPSGMEVTASPDILLPGGTAPRVVKTTVAAQPLKVASSHTLTTSVRSHSLTTQSAYHSAGATVSILSPGTYLSSLPNQKHVNKISKAVTTPVKTSKQVTAVSNPQHPIQQLPPKPKDAPRVIPHVAQAVRPAPLPVQTQMVQDRPGMLQNVQAATVQGSKVQKAESGSPTTKNWQAQINSGFDALVAFASSELDRNRELKRKNLSEDPTRSVSKTYGTPPLSKYAKSTKCMRGMDGKGMFSGVKKPMGSFGSSALAKCAKLQGVSSTTSRSPGSSSTGPRTPPGSPPAERKGPCTPPGSPKDHGRKSRSRSESMGRSRSRSHSYSSRSRSRSSSGSRSRSSSRSRSRRSSSLSSLSSDSSDDERKKAKNGSAVQLSKTNLSAKNSPSNKQQTNHFYSRDINWNKSSDTNRLTNNNVNAFAGSPIQTNSSATCANIHVVNNNSFSGGGVMMMNTPPPTSSVNIGPPSGLTGSPFNNYSFPPRKDVVPPAPPTLPSGPKPSDPVPLPGMQLQHLPQGFQNSTYNEMPQMPNLNQPPPNRSSFNNNVNPGTPINQPRQTAPFPTLPDLSRPPPNTIFQRPLLCNNNSPISNSMPVGPHQNTNAPPPRPPMPSSGMGVSQRPNSVGPAFNVNSRPCVQGPSMNSPLRHQGDMPRSQFPDMQRSIPPGCGNPQDFVPPQLNYPPPPLSAPPQRMNQAPSLPNPTNPVSRMPPSMSTPPNGAARMPAYTSNNIPIGPRSDFSASRMSFPPMNAPPLNFSMNQGGLRPQYGQQMPPLSNSGWQQYPMGGR, encoded by the exons GTCTATGGTGAAACATCCTTTGAACTTGTGGACCAAATGATTCGCTCCATCAATTTCACAGAAGAGGACAGCTTCATAGACCTTGGCAGTG GTGTGGGACAAGTGGTGCTGCAGGTGGCGTCAGCCACCCCCTGCAAGATGTGTTATGGCATGGAGAAGGCGGAGTGGCCAGCCTTTTATCAAGGG GCCATGGACAGGGAGTTCCGAAAGTGGACAAGATGGTATGGGAAGAAATACAGTGACTATAAG TTGGAAAAGGGAGATTTTCTATGTGAAGAGATGAAAGATAGACTAAACAATGCAAC tGTGATATTTGTTAACAACTTTGCCTTTGGACCTCAGGTAGATCATCAG CTGAAACTCAGATTTTCCAACATGAAAGAAGGTGCTAAAATTGTGTCATCCAAAGCATTCTGTCCGCTCAACTTCAGAATCACAGACAGAAATCTCAGTG ATATTGGGACAATCATGCATGTAACGGAGCTGTCCCCACTATGTGGTGCCGTATCCTGGACCGGCAAACCATTTACCTACTATGTTCACACAATAGATAGAACGTTG tTAGAGAAATATTTCCTCAGGTTGAAAAATCCTAAAATGAAG GAAAATGCAGAAATCAGAAAGGATAGACGTGGAAGACCTATTACCTTTAAAGATAAAGTCAATCTAGTTGAAAAT GAGGATCAGAGGAACAAGAAGCGGCGTCGAGAACATGATGATCATAACTATCAAGCTGCTAAGATCATCGACTTTGACTCCGCCAGCAACACCAGCAATGCCACTACCGACGACAGTAGTCTGTATGGTCCCACAACACGTCGGGGCTGGGCTGAGTGGGTTGCTGCTAGACCCAAATCTCCAACATCCAGTATTGAACAGGATAATGATGAG CTGAACATGGAGCTAAGGGAAGAGGTGGATAAGGAGAAGAGGAAGAAGCAGGTGAAGCACTTGAAGAATGGAGCTCTGCAGAAGAAGAAGAGACGAGACCGGAAAG CTCGAAGGAAAATAGTTAGCCCCACAACTAAAGCATCTAAACTTCGCAACAAAAATAAAGCTTTGGCTCTGGATGGACTCAGCCTCTTGCATACACACACTCTACTGTCAACATCGGGAAAAG GTACGGACGATGTGACCTACAATGACCGCAGCATGACAGACCATTCCAGCTCTGTTTTCAAGCTTACTACTCAGAACCAGACTGTTTCATCTCTAGAAACACCACCTGCTCTGCAGCAGTTATTAG aAATCTTCCGGCAGCAATATATGGCATACTTGGCGTATATGCAGAGTCCACAGTATAAGCAGCATGTTCAGATGGAGATTGACAAAGAAAAT TTGAGGAAGCAGGATCTGCAGAACAAGATGTTCCAGCTTGAGAAGCAAATTACCAACCTGCAGAAGGACAGTGTGGGTGTGCTCAAGGCCAGGCTGAATGAG CTGGGAATTGATGCAAGCAACCCTGACGACTTCCTGTCGCAGGCGAAGACAATCGTCCATGAGCACAAAGAGCTGGAGAAGCAGGCTAGTACATTGTCCACACAGATCAGAAACCTCGAGACAGAGCAACAGAAGTTG ATGAATGCACAGACACTAGCAGAAAAGAATGGTATTGGCCATGACAATACAAGAAAG AATGGTTTCCTCCAACCCGTGTACACCCAGGACTATTTGTGGAAGGAAGTTACAGCATTCTATTCCCGCAAGAGACAACTGGTCAGTCAAGTGATGAAGTTGGAAGAAGAGGTGAAGAAGCTGGAGGCGATGAATGCCTTTGCTGACAACAAGTCCTTTCTCCCAGATACTCCAGCACCAACACCTAAAGCTCTGTCACCGAAACACTGTAGCAAGAGGAAGTCTTCGGCCTCCAGTAGCCCTGCACAAGTGACCTGCAAGACTGAGGGCAAGCCTCATGAGCTTGTCACTGGTGATGTCAACAGCATGATTTCCAAATTGAAGAATGATGTGACATCTGCCCTTATTGGAAATCTTGGAAGAAATGGGATTGTTGGAGATGTGAAAAGTGGTGATGAAAATTGTGAACGTTCATTTAAGCACCCTGATTTGTCGATTAAAGGTTTGCTGGAGTGTACCAAACCAGTTAAGATGGATGGGAAAGGGGATGCTGGAATAGTCAGTTCAAATGTTGAACATTCATACGCCTCATCAGATGTGGTCAAGAATTTAAAACTTAGTAAGCCCACAGTGTTGAATGGTGTCAGGGCACCCAATGGTGTGATAACTGTGTCATCACTACATGTACCAAACAAACCATTAGTAAACTCGCCTACATCTCCTGCCACTAATGTGAAGAACATTCCCACTAACAAACAAACTGATCTCAAAACCATGACGGACGAAAACAAACTTCGTTTGTCTTTAGCAAATGACTTGATTAACTTCCGTGAAAGTTTTGATGGACGAGCAAATGGAGCCAATACGAACAAGCTGTCAGAAGTGACTTACTCGCCAATAAGCCGGCCTAGCAGTCGTAGTAGCACAGAATCCACTCCTTCTGGAATGGAAGTGACTGCTAGTCCAGATATTCTTTTGCCCGGAGGGACAGCACCTAGAGTCGTGAAAACCACGGTGGCTGCACAACCTCTGAAAGTGGCATCATCTCACACCCTGACCACATCTGTGCGCTCCCACAGTCTGACGACTCAATCGGCGTATCATTCCGCGGGAGCTACTGTCAGTATCTTGTCTCCAGGGACATACCTCTCCTCATTGCCAAATcaaaaacatgttaacaagATCTCAAAGGCTGTGACTACACCTGTGAAGACATCGAAGCAAGTGACTGCGGTGTCCAACCCACAACACCCCATCCAACAATTACCTCCCAAACCCAAAGATGCTCCCAGAGTGATTCCTCATGTTGCACAAGCAGTACGCCCAGCACCTCTGCCTGTACAGACTCAGATGGTTCAAGATAGACCAGGAATGTTGCAGAACGTCCAGGCAGCAACAGTTCAAG GTTCTAAGGTGCAGAAGGCTGAGAGTGGATCTCCCACCACCAAAAACTGGCAGGCTCAGATTAACAGTGGCTTCGATGCACTTGTAGCATTTGCTTCATCAGAGTTAGATCGCAATCGAGAGTTAAAAAGGAAGAATTTGAGTGAGGATCCTACACGATCTGTTAGCAAGACTTATGGAACACCACCACTTAGTAAATATGCCAAATCTACAAAATGTATGCGAGGAATGGATGGGAAAGGCATGTTTTCTGGGGTGAAAAAGCCGATGGGTTCATTTGGGAGTTCAGCTTTAGCTAAGTGTGCCAAACTACAAGGTGTTTCTTCCACCACTAGTCGCTCCCCAGGGTCATCGTCTACAGGACCCAGAACCCCGCCAGGTTCACCTCCTGCTGAAAGAAAGGGGCCATGTACACCCCCCGGCTCCCCAAAGGACCATGGTAGGAAAAGTAGGAGTCGTAGTGAGAGTATGGGCCGGAGTCGCTCTCGCTCACATAGCTACTCTTCTCGGAGCAGAAGTCGGTCAAGTAGTGGCAGTCGTAGTAGGAGTTCATCACGCAGCCGTTCACGGCGCAGTAGTAGTCTGAGTAGTTTGTCAAGTGACAGTAGTGACGATGAACGCAAGAAGGCAAAGAATGGCAGTGCAGTGCAGCTCAGCAAGACCAACTTATCTGCCAAAAACTCACCTTCAAACAAGCAGCAGACTAATCATTTCTATTCGAGAGACATCAATTGGAATAAATCCAGTGATACCAACAGGCTAACCAATAATAATGTTAATGCCTTTGCAGGGAGTCCAATACAAACTAACAGTTCCGCTACATGTGCCAATATACATGTTGTTAACAACAATAGCTTCAGTGGAGgaggtgtgatgatgatgaatactCCACCACCAACTTCCAGTGTAAACATTGGGCCTCCTTCAGGATTAACTGGTTCACCATTCAACAACTACTCATTCCCTCCCCGTAAAGACGTTGTGCCCCCAGCCCCACCTACTCTTCCATCTGGTCCCAAACCGTCTGACCCTGTTCCACTCCCTGGTATGCAGCTACAACATCTACCGCAGGGGTTCCAGAACAGCACCTATAATGAAATGCCCCAGATGCCCAATTTGAATCAGCCCCCTCCAAACAGATCATCATTCAACAATAATGTCAACCCTGGAACACCAATTAACCAGCCTCGACAAACAGCACCATTTCCAACATTACCTGATTTGAGTCGTCCACCACCCAACACTATTTTCCAAAGGCCTCTTCTTTGTAATAACAATTCACCCATCTCTAATTCCATGCCTGTGGGACCACATCAAAATACTAATGCCCCTCCTCCACGTCCACCAATGCCTAGTTCTGGAATGGGGGTTTCACAGAGACCAAATTCGGTGGGTCCAGCGTTTAATGTCAATTCACGTCCATGCGTACAAGGTCCTTCAATGAACTCTCCCTTGCGTCACCAAGGGGACATGCCACGTTCCCAATTCCCTGACATGCAGCGGTCAATACCACCTGGGTGTGGAAACCCTCAAGACTTTGTACCCCCACAGCTGAACTACCCACCTCCTCCATTATCCGCCCCTCCCCAGAGAATGAACCAAGCTCCGTCACTACCAAACCCAACCAATCCAGTATCACGTATGCCCCCTTCTATGTCCACCCCACCTAATGGGGCCGCCCGTATGCCTGCCTACACATCCAACAACATACCTATAGGCCCTCGTAGTGACTTCTCGGCCAGCAGGATGTCCTTCCCTCCAATGAATGCACCACCTTTAAACTTTTCCATGAACCAGGGTGGACTACGGCCACAATATGGCCAACAGATGCCACCACTGAGTAACTCTGGTTGGCAACAGTATCCGATGGGAGGCAGGTGA
- the LOC137290211 gene encoding histone-lysine N-methyltransferase, H3 lysine-79 specific-like isoform X9, whose amino-acid sequence MTQELKLHSPAGAEPAVYQWPIPGSDGRDGAHEIIDTIRWVCEDFPELKQSMDPKLIQGTDSKSYESLKRLCDIYNNNLDSALQLWKGTAHTYQLNKRPSTTLLKHILQQCYNHAVTDPEKLNQYEPFSPEVYGETSFELVDQMIRSINFTEEDSFIDLGSGVGQVVLQVASATPCKMCYGMEKAEWPAFYQGAMDREFRKWTRWYGKKYSDYKLEKGDFLCEEMKDRLNNATVIFVNNFAFGPQVDHQLKLRFSNMKEGAKIVSSKAFCPLNFRITDRNLSDIGTIMHVTELSPLCGAVSWTGKPFTYYVHTIDRTLLEKYFLRLKNPKMKEDQRNKKRRREHDDHNYQAAKIIDFDSASNTSNATTDDSSLYGPTTRRGWAEWVAARPKSPTSSIEQDNDELNMELREEVDKEKRKKQVKHLKNGALQKKKRRDRKGTDDVTYNDRSMTDHSSSVFKLTTQNQTVSSLETPPALQQLLEIFRQQYMAYLAYMQSPQYKQHVQMEIDKENLRKQDLQNKMFQLEKQITNLQKDSVGVLKARLNELGIDASNPDDFLSQAKTIVHEHKELEKQMNAQTLAEKNGIGHDNTRKNGFLQPVYTQDYLWKEVTAFYSRKRQLVSQVMKLEEEVKKLEAMNAFADNKSFLPDTPAPTPKALSPKHCSKRKSSASSSPAQVTCKTEGKPHELVTGDVNSMISKLKNDVTSALIGNLGRNGIVGDVKSGDENCERSFKHPDLSIKGLLECTKPVKMDGKGDAGIVSSNVEHSYASSDVVKNLKLSKPTVLNGVRAPNGVITVSSLHVPNKPLVNSPTSPATNVKNIPTNKQTDLKTMTDENKLRLSLANDLINFRESFDGRANGANTNKLSEVTYSPISRPSSRSSTESTPSGMEVTASPDILLPGGTAPRVVKTTVAAQPLKVASSHTLTTSVRSHSLTTQSAYHSAGATVSILSPGTYLSSLPNQKHVNKISKAVTTPVKTSKQVTAVSNPQHPIQQLPPKPKDAPRVIPHVAQAVRPAPLPVQTQMVQDRPGMLQNVQAATVQGSKVQKAESGSPTTKNWQAQINSGFDALVAFASSELDRNRELKRKNLSEDPTRSVSKTYGTPPLSKYAKSTKCMRGMDGKGMFSGVKKPMGSFGSSALAKCAKLQGVSSTTSRSPGSSSTGPRTPPGSPPAERKGPCTPPGSPKDHGRKSRSRSESMGRSRSRSHSYSSRSRSRSSSGSRSRSSSRSRSRRSSSLSSLSSDSSDDERKKAKNGSAVQLSKTNLSAKNSPSNKQQTNHFYSRDINWNKSSDTNRLTNNNVNAFAGSPIQTNSSATCANIHVVNNNSFSGGGVMMMNTPPPTSSVNIGPPSGLTGSPFNNYSFPPRKDVVPPAPPTLPSGPKPSDPVPLPGMQLQHLPQGFQNSTYNEMPQMPNLNQPPPNRSSFNNNVNPGTPINQPRQTAPFPTLPDLSRPPPNTIFQRPLLCNNNSPISNSMPVGPHQNTNAPPPRPPMPSSGMGVSQRPNSVGPAFNVNSRPCVQGPSMNSPLRHQGDMPRSQFPDMQRSIPPGCGNPQDFVPPQLNYPPPPLSAPPQRMNQAPSLPNPTNPVSRMPPSMSTPPNGAARMPAYTSNNIPIGPRSDFSASRMSFPPMNAPPLNFSMNQGGLRPQYGQQMPPLSNSGWQQYPMGGR is encoded by the exons GTCTATGGTGAAACATCCTTTGAACTTGTGGACCAAATGATTCGCTCCATCAATTTCACAGAAGAGGACAGCTTCATAGACCTTGGCAGTG GTGTGGGACAAGTGGTGCTGCAGGTGGCGTCAGCCACCCCCTGCAAGATGTGTTATGGCATGGAGAAGGCGGAGTGGCCAGCCTTTTATCAAGGG GCCATGGACAGGGAGTTCCGAAAGTGGACAAGATGGTATGGGAAGAAATACAGTGACTATAAG TTGGAAAAGGGAGATTTTCTATGTGAAGAGATGAAAGATAGACTAAACAATGCAAC tGTGATATTTGTTAACAACTTTGCCTTTGGACCTCAGGTAGATCATCAG CTGAAACTCAGATTTTCCAACATGAAAGAAGGTGCTAAAATTGTGTCATCCAAAGCATTCTGTCCGCTCAACTTCAGAATCACAGACAGAAATCTCAGTG ATATTGGGACAATCATGCATGTAACGGAGCTGTCCCCACTATGTGGTGCCGTATCCTGGACCGGCAAACCATTTACCTACTATGTTCACACAATAGATAGAACGTTG tTAGAGAAATATTTCCTCAGGTTGAAAAATCCTAAAATGAAG GAGGATCAGAGGAACAAGAAGCGGCGTCGAGAACATGATGATCATAACTATCAAGCTGCTAAGATCATCGACTTTGACTCCGCCAGCAACACCAGCAATGCCACTACCGACGACAGTAGTCTGTATGGTCCCACAACACGTCGGGGCTGGGCTGAGTGGGTTGCTGCTAGACCCAAATCTCCAACATCCAGTATTGAACAGGATAATGATGAG CTGAACATGGAGCTAAGGGAAGAGGTGGATAAGGAGAAGAGGAAGAAGCAGGTGAAGCACTTGAAGAATGGAGCTCTGCAGAAGAAGAAGAGACGAGACCGGAAAG GTACGGACGATGTGACCTACAATGACCGCAGCATGACAGACCATTCCAGCTCTGTTTTCAAGCTTACTACTCAGAACCAGACTGTTTCATCTCTAGAAACACCACCTGCTCTGCAGCAGTTATTAG aAATCTTCCGGCAGCAATATATGGCATACTTGGCGTATATGCAGAGTCCACAGTATAAGCAGCATGTTCAGATGGAGATTGACAAAGAAAAT TTGAGGAAGCAGGATCTGCAGAACAAGATGTTCCAGCTTGAGAAGCAAATTACCAACCTGCAGAAGGACAGTGTGGGTGTGCTCAAGGCCAGGCTGAATGAG CTGGGAATTGATGCAAGCAACCCTGACGACTTCCTGTCGCAGGCGAAGACAATCGTCCATGAGCACAAAGAGCTGGAGAAGCAG ATGAATGCACAGACACTAGCAGAAAAGAATGGTATTGGCCATGACAATACAAGAAAG AATGGTTTCCTCCAACCCGTGTACACCCAGGACTATTTGTGGAAGGAAGTTACAGCATTCTATTCCCGCAAGAGACAACTGGTCAGTCAAGTGATGAAGTTGGAAGAAGAGGTGAAGAAGCTGGAGGCGATGAATGCCTTTGCTGACAACAAGTCCTTTCTCCCAGATACTCCAGCACCAACACCTAAAGCTCTGTCACCGAAACACTGTAGCAAGAGGAAGTCTTCGGCCTCCAGTAGCCCTGCACAAGTGACCTGCAAGACTGAGGGCAAGCCTCATGAGCTTGTCACTGGTGATGTCAACAGCATGATTTCCAAATTGAAGAATGATGTGACATCTGCCCTTATTGGAAATCTTGGAAGAAATGGGATTGTTGGAGATGTGAAAAGTGGTGATGAAAATTGTGAACGTTCATTTAAGCACCCTGATTTGTCGATTAAAGGTTTGCTGGAGTGTACCAAACCAGTTAAGATGGATGGGAAAGGGGATGCTGGAATAGTCAGTTCAAATGTTGAACATTCATACGCCTCATCAGATGTGGTCAAGAATTTAAAACTTAGTAAGCCCACAGTGTTGAATGGTGTCAGGGCACCCAATGGTGTGATAACTGTGTCATCACTACATGTACCAAACAAACCATTAGTAAACTCGCCTACATCTCCTGCCACTAATGTGAAGAACATTCCCACTAACAAACAAACTGATCTCAAAACCATGACGGACGAAAACAAACTTCGTTTGTCTTTAGCAAATGACTTGATTAACTTCCGTGAAAGTTTTGATGGACGAGCAAATGGAGCCAATACGAACAAGCTGTCAGAAGTGACTTACTCGCCAATAAGCCGGCCTAGCAGTCGTAGTAGCACAGAATCCACTCCTTCTGGAATGGAAGTGACTGCTAGTCCAGATATTCTTTTGCCCGGAGGGACAGCACCTAGAGTCGTGAAAACCACGGTGGCTGCACAACCTCTGAAAGTGGCATCATCTCACACCCTGACCACATCTGTGCGCTCCCACAGTCTGACGACTCAATCGGCGTATCATTCCGCGGGAGCTACTGTCAGTATCTTGTCTCCAGGGACATACCTCTCCTCATTGCCAAATcaaaaacatgttaacaagATCTCAAAGGCTGTGACTACACCTGTGAAGACATCGAAGCAAGTGACTGCGGTGTCCAACCCACAACACCCCATCCAACAATTACCTCCCAAACCCAAAGATGCTCCCAGAGTGATTCCTCATGTTGCACAAGCAGTACGCCCAGCACCTCTGCCTGTACAGACTCAGATGGTTCAAGATAGACCAGGAATGTTGCAGAACGTCCAGGCAGCAACAGTTCAAG GTTCTAAGGTGCAGAAGGCTGAGAGTGGATCTCCCACCACCAAAAACTGGCAGGCTCAGATTAACAGTGGCTTCGATGCACTTGTAGCATTTGCTTCATCAGAGTTAGATCGCAATCGAGAGTTAAAAAGGAAGAATTTGAGTGAGGATCCTACACGATCTGTTAGCAAGACTTATGGAACACCACCACTTAGTAAATATGCCAAATCTACAAAATGTATGCGAGGAATGGATGGGAAAGGCATGTTTTCTGGGGTGAAAAAGCCGATGGGTTCATTTGGGAGTTCAGCTTTAGCTAAGTGTGCCAAACTACAAGGTGTTTCTTCCACCACTAGTCGCTCCCCAGGGTCATCGTCTACAGGACCCAGAACCCCGCCAGGTTCACCTCCTGCTGAAAGAAAGGGGCCATGTACACCCCCCGGCTCCCCAAAGGACCATGGTAGGAAAAGTAGGAGTCGTAGTGAGAGTATGGGCCGGAGTCGCTCTCGCTCACATAGCTACTCTTCTCGGAGCAGAAGTCGGTCAAGTAGTGGCAGTCGTAGTAGGAGTTCATCACGCAGCCGTTCACGGCGCAGTAGTAGTCTGAGTAGTTTGTCAAGTGACAGTAGTGACGATGAACGCAAGAAGGCAAAGAATGGCAGTGCAGTGCAGCTCAGCAAGACCAACTTATCTGCCAAAAACTCACCTTCAAACAAGCAGCAGACTAATCATTTCTATTCGAGAGACATCAATTGGAATAAATCCAGTGATACCAACAGGCTAACCAATAATAATGTTAATGCCTTTGCAGGGAGTCCAATACAAACTAACAGTTCCGCTACATGTGCCAATATACATGTTGTTAACAACAATAGCTTCAGTGGAGgaggtgtgatgatgatgaatactCCACCACCAACTTCCAGTGTAAACATTGGGCCTCCTTCAGGATTAACTGGTTCACCATTCAACAACTACTCATTCCCTCCCCGTAAAGACGTTGTGCCCCCAGCCCCACCTACTCTTCCATCTGGTCCCAAACCGTCTGACCCTGTTCCACTCCCTGGTATGCAGCTACAACATCTACCGCAGGGGTTCCAGAACAGCACCTATAATGAAATGCCCCAGATGCCCAATTTGAATCAGCCCCCTCCAAACAGATCATCATTCAACAATAATGTCAACCCTGGAACACCAATTAACCAGCCTCGACAAACAGCACCATTTCCAACATTACCTGATTTGAGTCGTCCACCACCCAACACTATTTTCCAAAGGCCTCTTCTTTGTAATAACAATTCACCCATCTCTAATTCCATGCCTGTGGGACCACATCAAAATACTAATGCCCCTCCTCCACGTCCACCAATGCCTAGTTCTGGAATGGGGGTTTCACAGAGACCAAATTCGGTGGGTCCAGCGTTTAATGTCAATTCACGTCCATGCGTACAAGGTCCTTCAATGAACTCTCCCTTGCGTCACCAAGGGGACATGCCACGTTCCCAATTCCCTGACATGCAGCGGTCAATACCACCTGGGTGTGGAAACCCTCAAGACTTTGTACCCCCACAGCTGAACTACCCACCTCCTCCATTATCCGCCCCTCCCCAGAGAATGAACCAAGCTCCGTCACTACCAAACCCAACCAATCCAGTATCACGTATGCCCCCTTCTATGTCCACCCCACCTAATGGGGCCGCCCGTATGCCTGCCTACACATCCAACAACATACCTATAGGCCCTCGTAGTGACTTCTCGGCCAGCAGGATGTCCTTCCCTCCAATGAATGCACCACCTTTAAACTTTTCCATGAACCAGGGTGGACTACGGCCACAATATGGCCAACAGATGCCACCACTGAGTAACTCTGGTTGGCAACAGTATCCGATGGGAGGCAGGTGA